A genomic stretch from Scatophagus argus isolate fScaArg1 chromosome 19, fScaArg1.pri, whole genome shotgun sequence includes:
- the selenol gene encoding selenoprotein L isoform X2, whose translation MAADVTVSEDTLTSSLTLLVNLGQVLLQNAKQEAEDSLETFVPYKITTLLGLITAGAQFYKSRAAVRERVEELLQLESEWDSFLDSVDKRLQTTDGQQSGGKMADSLSPDTPLTDGRSGKSVTLGQYLDQGQKLLLVLIRHFGULPURDHVAELEASRAVLEARSLRVLVVSFGGVEGAQLWLEQTGCTFNMVLDPPRKIYRSFGLGSSYSKVMKFGCLLRYSEYGAVDRDFPDVPSRLLEDIYQMGGDFVLDEAGKVLFCHPCENPLDRPTAKDILQAVEPSKL comes from the exons ATGGCTGCAGATGTGACTGTGTCCGAAGACACTTTAACGAGTAGTCTGACTCTGCTGGTCAACTTGGGCCAAGTCCTTCTACAGAACGCCAAGCAGGAGGCAGAAG ACTCGCTGGAGACTTTTGTCCCTTACAAGATCACCACTTTACTCGGCCTGATCACAGCCGGGGCGCAGTTTTACAAAAG CCGAGCAGCAGTGCGAGAGCGGGTGGAGGAGCTCCTGCAGCTGGAG AGCGAGTGGGACTCCTTCCTGGACAGTGTGGACAAACGTCTACAGACGACAGATGGACAGCAGTCAGGAGGAAAGATGGCCGACAGCCTGAGCCCTGATACTCCTCTCACTGACGGACGGAGTGGAAA gagTGTGACTCTGGGTCAGTATCTGGATCAGGgtcagaagctgctgctggttcTCATCAGACATTTCGGATGACTGCCGTGACGAGACCACGTGGCTGAACTGGAGGCCAGTCGG GCTGTCCTCGAGGCTCGGTCACTGCGGGTCTTGGTCGTTTCTTTCGGCGGCGTGGAGGGAGCTCAGCTGTGGCTGGAGCAGACTGGATGTACCTTCAACATGGTGTTGGATCCACCGAGGAAG ATATACAGAAGTTTTGGCCTCGGCTCGTCCTACTCCAAGGTGATGAAGTTCGGCTGCCTGCTGCGGTACTCGGAGTACGGGGCTGTGGACAGAGACTTCCCCGACGTGCCCTCTCGTCTGCTGGAAGACATCTACCAG atggGAGGTGACTTTGTGCTGGATGAAGCGGGGAAAGTCCTTTTTTGTCACCCGTGTGAAAACCCTCTGGACAGGCCGACCGCGAAAGACATCCTGCAGGCCGTGGAGCCATCCAAGCTGTGA
- the selenol gene encoding selenoprotein L isoform X1: MAADVTVSEDTLTSSLTLLVNLGQVLLQNAKQEAEDSLETFVPYKITTLLGLITAGAQFYKSLGVKNRSEAEAIWQKSYHRAAVRERVEELLQLESEWDSFLDSVDKRLQTTDGQQSGGKMADSLSPDTPLTDGRSGKSVTLGQYLDQGQKLLLVLIRHFGULPURDHVAELEASRAVLEARSLRVLVVSFGGVEGAQLWLEQTGCTFNMVLDPPRKIYRSFGLGSSYSKVMKFGCLLRYSEYGAVDRDFPDVPSRLLEDIYQMGGDFVLDEAGKVLFCHPCENPLDRPTAKDILQAVEPSKL; this comes from the exons ATGGCTGCAGATGTGACTGTGTCCGAAGACACTTTAACGAGTAGTCTGACTCTGCTGGTCAACTTGGGCCAAGTCCTTCTACAGAACGCCAAGCAGGAGGCAGAAG ACTCGCTGGAGACTTTTGTCCCTTACAAGATCACCACTTTACTCGGCCTGATCACAGCCGGGGCGCAGTTTTACAAAAG CCTTGGAGTGAAAAACAGGAGCGAGGCGGAGGCCATTTGGCAGAAGTCTTATCA CCGAGCAGCAGTGCGAGAGCGGGTGGAGGAGCTCCTGCAGCTGGAG AGCGAGTGGGACTCCTTCCTGGACAGTGTGGACAAACGTCTACAGACGACAGATGGACAGCAGTCAGGAGGAAAGATGGCCGACAGCCTGAGCCCTGATACTCCTCTCACTGACGGACGGAGTGGAAA gagTGTGACTCTGGGTCAGTATCTGGATCAGGgtcagaagctgctgctggttcTCATCAGACATTTCGGATGACTGCCGTGACGAGACCACGTGGCTGAACTGGAGGCCAGTCGG GCTGTCCTCGAGGCTCGGTCACTGCGGGTCTTGGTCGTTTCTTTCGGCGGCGTGGAGGGAGCTCAGCTGTGGCTGGAGCAGACTGGATGTACCTTCAACATGGTGTTGGATCCACCGAGGAAG ATATACAGAAGTTTTGGCCTCGGCTCGTCCTACTCCAAGGTGATGAAGTTCGGCTGCCTGCTGCGGTACTCGGAGTACGGGGCTGTGGACAGAGACTTCCCCGACGTGCCCTCTCGTCTGCTGGAAGACATCTACCAG atggGAGGTGACTTTGTGCTGGATGAAGCGGGGAAAGTCCTTTTTTGTCACCCGTGTGAAAACCCTCTGGACAGGCCGACCGCGAAAGACATCCTGCAGGCCGTGGAGCCATCCAAGCTGTGA